In one window of Sardina pilchardus chromosome 23, fSarPil1.1, whole genome shotgun sequence DNA:
- the c1ql2 gene encoding complement C1q-like protein 2, producing MVLALIIAIPLLVQSSKTSAHYEMMGTCRMICDPYSPKASATAMEVMQDLSAIPSPPFVQGTRGEPGRPGKPGPRGPPGEPGPPGPKGPPGDKGISGRPGFPALASGTAQTETGEVGAAIGSSKIAFYVGLKNPHEGYEVLKFDDVVTNLGNHYDPSTGKFTCQVSGIYFFTYHVLMRGGDGTSMWADLCKNGQVRASAIAQDADQNYDYASNSVVLHLDSGDEIYVKLDGGKAHGGNNNKYSTFSGFILYPD from the exons ATGGTGTTAGCTCTGATCATCGCCATACCACTGCTTGTGCAAAGTTCTAAGACTTCTGCGCACTACGAGATGATGGGCACTTGTCGGATGATTTGCGACCCGTACAGTCCGAAAGCAAGTGCCACCGCCATGGAGGTTATGCAGGACTTAAGCGCGATTCCGTCTCCGCCGTTTGTGCAAGGGACTAGAGGGGAGCCGGGGAGGCCGGGGAAACCAGGACCGAGAGGTCCACCGGGAGAGCCGGGACCACCCGGTCCCAAAGGACCTCCCGGGGACAAAGGTATTTCGGGGAGGCCCGGTTTCCCTGCCTTAGCGTCAGGTACGGCGCAGACCGAAACGGGAGAGGTCGGCGCGGCTATCGGGAGCTCTAAAATAGCATTCTATGTTGGATTGAAGAACCCCCATGAAGGATATGAAGTACTAAAGTTCGACGATGTGGTCACGAACTTGGGGAACCATTACGATCCGTCCACGGGCAAGTTCACCTGTCAGGTCTCCGGAATCTATTTCTTCACCTACCATGTTCTAATGCGTGGAGGAGACGGGACAAGTATGTGGGCCGATCTTTGCAAAAACGGACAG GTCCGTGCAAGCGCAATAGCCCAAGACGCAGACCAAAACTACGATTACGCAAGTAACAGTGTCGTGCTGCATCTGGATTCGGGCGATGAAATTTACGTCAAGTTGGACGGCGGCAAAGCTCATgggggcaacaacaacaaatacagcaCTTTCTCTGGCTTCATTTTATACCCCGATTAA
- the dbi gene encoding acyl-CoA-binding protein translates to MSQQEFEQAAELVKKLKTQPENAELLQIYSLYKQATVGDVNTSRPGMLDFAGKSKWDAWEGRKGMSKEDAMKAYVALAEEMKTKYGIAE, encoded by the exons ATGTCTCAA CAAGAATTCGAACAGGCCGCGGAGCTGGTGAAGAAGCTGAAAACACAGCCCGAGAATGCCGAACTTCTGCAGATCTATTCGTTGTACAAGCAAGCCACAGTGGGGGATGTGAACACAA GCCGCCCAGGAATGTTAGACTTCGCAGGGAAGTCTAAATGGGATGCCTGGGAAGGCAGGAAAG GGATGAGCAAAGAAGATGCTATGAAGGCCTACGTCGCCTTGGCAGAGGAGATGAAGACGAAGTATGGGATTGCTGAATGA
- the steap3 gene encoding metalloreductase STEAP3 isoform X2: MPQGDMKQPLLRSSRRPQGPLSDVGTDAPLVGILGTGDFSRSLAQRLVASGYRVVIGSRTPKRFSGLFPEEAEVTTQQEAASQADLVFVGLFVEHYSTLSELKEALAGKTVVDVSNGTSINHDGPSNAEQLATLFPDSLVVKGFNVISAWTLQTGPRDGSRQVLLCGDNVAAKTSVAQLCRDMGFLPVDLGRLSSARDIENVPLRLFPVWTTPVVLALSLFFFFYFFNFLHDVLHPYVVEGKNVFYKLPIDTVNVTLPAVAMVMLALVYLPGLLAAFLQLWHGTKYRRFPGWLDRWLQGRKQMGLLAFFCAALHAVYSLCRPMLRSSRYAILNAAYKQVKNGPPEVWDAEQVWRVELYVSAGVLALGLLSLLAVASLPSVGNSLNWREFTFIQSRLGYTALVMSTLHTLLFGWDRAFTPSRYHFYLPPTFVLALVLPCAVLLGRLALAVPCVAFRLARIRRGWERDRGIRFQLPEEAANGVEQHISDV; this comes from the exons ATGCCTCAGGGAGATATGAAACAACCTCTTCTGAGATCTTCAAGGCGCCCGCAAGGCCCCCTATCTGACGTTGGTACTGACGCTCCTCTGGTGGGCATCCTTGGCACGGGGGATTTTTCTCGTTCTTTGGCACAGCGGTTGGTGGCATCTGGCTACCGGGTGGTGATTGGAAGCCGCACTCCCAAACGCTTCTCTGGGCTTTTCCCTGAAGAAGCGGAGGTGACAACCCAACAGGAGGCTGCCTCACAGGCCGACCTTGTGTTCGTTGGTCTGTTTGTGGAACACTATTCGACGCTAAGTGAGCTTAAAGAGGCTCTAGCAGGGAAAACAGTGGTGGATGTTAGCAATGGGACGAGCATTAATCACGACGGGCCCTCCAATGCGGAGCAGCTCGCAACACTCTTCCCTGACAGTCTGGTGGTGAAGGGCTTCAATGTCATCTCCGCCTGGACTTTGCAGACTGGGCCAAGAGACGGCAGTAGACAG GTGCTACTGTGCGGTGACAATGTGGCGGCCAAGACCTCTGTGGCCCAGCTGTGCCGGGACATGGGTTTCCTACCTGTGGACCTGGGCCGCCTCAGTTCGGCGCGAGACATCGAGAACGTCCCCCTGCGCCTCTTCCCCGTGTGGACGACGCCCGTGGTCctcgccctctccctcttcttcttcttctacttcttcaaCTTCCTGCACGACGTCCTCCACCCTTACGTCGTTGAGGGCAAGAACGTCTTCTACAAGCTGCCCATCGACACCGTCAACGTCACGCTCCCGGCCGTCGCCATGGTGATGCTGGCGCTGGTGTACCTGCCGGGGCTGCTGGCGGCGTTCCTCCAGCTGTGGCACGGCACCAAGTACCGGCGCTTCCCCGGCTGGCTGGACCGCTGGCTGCAGGGTCGCAAACAGATGGGCCTGCTGGCGTTCTTTTGTGCCGCGCTGCACGCCGTCTACAGCCTGTGCAGGCCCATGCTCAGGTCGTCCCGCTACGCCATTCTTAACGCCGCATACAAGCAG gtgaagaATGGTCCGCCTGAAGTGTGGGATGCTGAGCAGGTGTGGAGGGTGGAGCTGTACGTGTCGGCGGGCGTGCTGGCCCTGGGGCTGCTCTCGCTGCTGGCTGTGGCCTCTCTGCCCTCAGTGGGCAACTCCCTCAACTGGAGAGAGTTCACCTTTATACAG tcaCGGTTGGGTTACACCGCCTTGGTGATGTCCACCCTCCACACGCTGCTGTTCGGCTGGGACCGGGCCTTCACGCCGTCCCGGTACCACTTCTACCTGCCGCCCACCTTCGTGCTGGCGCTGGTGCTGCCGTGCGCGGTGCTGCTGGGCCGCCTGGCGCTGGCCGTGCCCTGCGTGGCGTTCCGCCTGGCCCGCATCCGGCGCGGGTGGGAGCGGGACCGCGGCATCCGCTTCCAGCTGCCCGAGGAGGCGGCGAATGGAGTCGAGCAGCACATCAGTGACGTCTga
- the steap3 gene encoding metalloreductase STEAP3 isoform X1, which translates to MNKFETFSLQKKGNSAAHPDSPAVMPQGDMKQPLLRSSRRPQGPLSDVGTDAPLVGILGTGDFSRSLAQRLVASGYRVVIGSRTPKRFSGLFPEEAEVTTQQEAASQADLVFVGLFVEHYSTLSELKEALAGKTVVDVSNGTSINHDGPSNAEQLATLFPDSLVVKGFNVISAWTLQTGPRDGSRQVLLCGDNVAAKTSVAQLCRDMGFLPVDLGRLSSARDIENVPLRLFPVWTTPVVLALSLFFFFYFFNFLHDVLHPYVVEGKNVFYKLPIDTVNVTLPAVAMVMLALVYLPGLLAAFLQLWHGTKYRRFPGWLDRWLQGRKQMGLLAFFCAALHAVYSLCRPMLRSSRYAILNAAYKQVKNGPPEVWDAEQVWRVELYVSAGVLALGLLSLLAVASLPSVGNSLNWREFTFIQSRLGYTALVMSTLHTLLFGWDRAFTPSRYHFYLPPTFVLALVLPCAVLLGRLALAVPCVAFRLARIRRGWERDRGIRFQLPEEAANGVEQHISDV; encoded by the exons ATGAATAAATTCGAGACATTTTCACTACAGAAGAAGGGAAACAGTGCAGCACACCCAGACTCTCCCGCAGTCATGCCTCAGGGAGATATGAAACAACCTCTTCTGAGATCTTCAAGGCGCCCGCAAGGCCCCCTATCTGACGTTGGTACTGACGCTCCTCTGGTGGGCATCCTTGGCACGGGGGATTTTTCTCGTTCTTTGGCACAGCGGTTGGTGGCATCTGGCTACCGGGTGGTGATTGGAAGCCGCACTCCCAAACGCTTCTCTGGGCTTTTCCCTGAAGAAGCGGAGGTGACAACCCAACAGGAGGCTGCCTCACAGGCCGACCTTGTGTTCGTTGGTCTGTTTGTGGAACACTATTCGACGCTAAGTGAGCTTAAAGAGGCTCTAGCAGGGAAAACAGTGGTGGATGTTAGCAATGGGACGAGCATTAATCACGACGGGCCCTCCAATGCGGAGCAGCTCGCAACACTCTTCCCTGACAGTCTGGTGGTGAAGGGCTTCAATGTCATCTCCGCCTGGACTTTGCAGACTGGGCCAAGAGACGGCAGTAGACAG GTGCTACTGTGCGGTGACAATGTGGCGGCCAAGACCTCTGTGGCCCAGCTGTGCCGGGACATGGGTTTCCTACCTGTGGACCTGGGCCGCCTCAGTTCGGCGCGAGACATCGAGAACGTCCCCCTGCGCCTCTTCCCCGTGTGGACGACGCCCGTGGTCctcgccctctccctcttcttcttcttctacttcttcaaCTTCCTGCACGACGTCCTCCACCCTTACGTCGTTGAGGGCAAGAACGTCTTCTACAAGCTGCCCATCGACACCGTCAACGTCACGCTCCCGGCCGTCGCCATGGTGATGCTGGCGCTGGTGTACCTGCCGGGGCTGCTGGCGGCGTTCCTCCAGCTGTGGCACGGCACCAAGTACCGGCGCTTCCCCGGCTGGCTGGACCGCTGGCTGCAGGGTCGCAAACAGATGGGCCTGCTGGCGTTCTTTTGTGCCGCGCTGCACGCCGTCTACAGCCTGTGCAGGCCCATGCTCAGGTCGTCCCGCTACGCCATTCTTAACGCCGCATACAAGCAG gtgaagaATGGTCCGCCTGAAGTGTGGGATGCTGAGCAGGTGTGGAGGGTGGAGCTGTACGTGTCGGCGGGCGTGCTGGCCCTGGGGCTGCTCTCGCTGCTGGCTGTGGCCTCTCTGCCCTCAGTGGGCAACTCCCTCAACTGGAGAGAGTTCACCTTTATACAG tcaCGGTTGGGTTACACCGCCTTGGTGATGTCCACCCTCCACACGCTGCTGTTCGGCTGGGACCGGGCCTTCACGCCGTCCCGGTACCACTTCTACCTGCCGCCCACCTTCGTGCTGGCGCTGGTGCTGCCGTGCGCGGTGCTGCTGGGCCGCCTGGCGCTGGCCGTGCCCTGCGTGGCGTTCCGCCTGGCCCGCATCCGGCGCGGGTGGGAGCGGGACCGCGGCATCCGCTTCCAGCTGCCCGAGGAGGCGGCGAATGGAGTCGAGCAGCACATCAGTGACGTCTga